TGTCGGCACGCGATCGCTCGTGTAACAGGCAATATTTCAGCATGGTCGGATTACAGGTAGCGGAGTCGCGTGGGGAGTAGTAGACCGTAGTAGACGAAGAGTACACCGATCGTCGGGGACCATCCGACCATCGGTCGGGCTCGAGAGATCGAATCTCAATTCGGTAGAAATGAAATTCCTCGTGGCCGATCTTCGCTTTGCGCGGCGTTCAACTTGGTGAAATACGACCGCGTGGCCGCTCGCTGTGAATTCGCGAGATACCGGATATCTTATGCATTTCCAATAACGCATCGCGCTCTCCGTTGCTGCGCATTGCCGCGCATTTTCGCGCATTTTCGCGCGGCTaataatacatttctttttctttttcttttcctttttctctcacGCTTTCTCTCGTTATCGGTAACTCGAGAATCGCGTCTTATTAAAAATCCGAAGCACGAGTCATCGAGTTGTCACCGTCGGAAGAATCGCATTAAAAAAGTAGATTAATATCGCGACGTTCTGCTAGAGTATGCGAAGAATTAGAAACTGATcccataatattttttgtttggtttaatttaaatctgttttatttgcattatggatgtacataaaaaataagattatattataaatgtaaaaaaaatgtgatattgCGTTTGTGttcataataatttacttaatcttATCTATTTGCATTTCTTAACCTAAACCAAACAGAAGCTGCGAAAGGAATATTGCTTTTTGTTCTTTaatgttactattttttttttactctttaatgtttcatttaaaaGGTGATGGAGATGAATCTGCGACATTCAATAAGTGGTTTACTTGAATCTGACGTTTTCAGCACACTTGTTCAATCTGAAATTATGCTGTATGCGAAAAGTAAAAGGCAATTTTCGCTCTTCGATTATTTACACACGTTTGAATAAATGATAAGTTGTTTTATTTCCTCCTGTAAGCAGTCGGATAATCTGTCAGGAGACTGCCGGTGGAGACTATGGCCCCTGGTCCGCCGAGAATTCCTCCTTTATTGGCGAACCAACCGTTACCGCCCAAAAAACCGGCCGGTTCCAACCGATTAGTGTAGAAACCAGAGTCATTTGGACCTAAGAAGTGCACTAAATTGCCGGGTCCTAGCTGTTTTGCCGTCGCGTTTTGTAACACATTGATGCCTAGACTGTTTAGTGCCTCTCTCAGCAGCAGTAGGCGGTCTTGCAGGAACGATTGTGGCGAGAATTGAATTTTCTGCGTCAGCGGTGCCAAGAACCAAGAGAACGGACCCGGTTTTGTCGTCAAGTTTTCTTCGGgcttattggaaaaattcacgTTAATGTTTTCTGAGTGCATTTTTATGACTTTTATGATACGAAAGAAAATTAGGAATgttatatagaattatttttatttgaaaattaattagtttgAGAACATGAACacttttaatattgcaaaatttattccGAAACAGTGTGCGTATGTCTATGCGTGTGATATGTGCGAAAAGAATTATTTAGCATAAAGTATAACAATATAAGATTTGTCAATTGttattaagttaatttataatattattcaactagATATACTGTAGATATACTAATTCTATAATCATATAATCTCAATTGTTGAACGCGTTAATTGATAAGcgacaaattgatattaattaattaatgggTTGAACTGACAACGAGTAATTTCTGCAAAGGGAATTGATGAATAGAGGAATCCAATTACTGAAATAAACTGATAGCCaacaatatgtattaaatttataaaattgttattgtgtgttaaaattataaaagtaattagcGAAATGAAACTGGGGAACATTACTGTTTTACGGAAGAGTTGTAATTTCCtgacattaattatataaatattaatttacaaaaacacACTTACAAACTGTACGGTCGTGTCGATGGTATCAACTGCCGAGTTTGCAGCTTCAGTTTGTGTGGTTACCTTTGTTGAAGCCTCGTAGGTCGGCAAAGCAGAATTCCGTTGCTGTTTCTTCGATTCGAATAGATCTTTCTTCGTATTATCGTGATCGATCTCATTGATGGATTTGTTGATTGATGGATTTAGCGGTTTTGCCACTGTTACAgcctttacaaatttttatttacttttattattatgcgATAGTACATTTTTGAGCAATTAGTTTATTTATGCTTATTAGTGTAATGTCTACATATGTTTAATAATGTTGTTAATTTCAAACACATGCCTATTAAATTTGAAGGACAATTTTAAACACAATAAAactatagaaattaattaaaaattgtattgaaagacaaacatattttttaactcataAGTATTTTAAACAGTATAAACTTTCATATTTGCTTTATTCGTAAAATAGGGAATAATCATAAATTTGAAGacgtgtataaatttaatttacattttgtcataaattaaaattttattttaagaaataaataattttaaaatgttgataaaaaaCTGATTAAATAGAGGTTCATATGCTGTCAAGTTTAGAGGCAAACTGCTGAGGTTACACAGGTTCACATCTTACCGCCACAAATAACAGCCACATAAATCTTGTCGTTTTTGCCATCATTAGATGGAATATTGTAAGGAAATTCTGACAGCGTTCTGTAACTTATTCTCGCAATATAGAGTACACCGGTTAGAACTCACGAGCAACACATCGTATATATACTTAACGCCGTTTATATATGCCATCTCACCCGTAATAAGCAGAATGTAATCGCATAAGGGCGCCCATATGTGCACGTTGTAGCGGTAGACGTCAGTCGCAATCATGAAATGTATTTTGTATTGAGAAACAAATCATAAAGAGAAATGCTTCTACTGCGCAATGTGGAGTCCCAGTTtcgttgaaaataaatattttgtgtacgCGGTCGCTGCTCGACCATTGATCAAAATttgaatatcttatatataattgtagCACGATATTTCTGAAATTGACTCAAtactttgtttaattttgttagcttgataattgaaaatttttttctctaacgATACGCGAAGTAAAATGTTATCCGTTTTACTATctagaaaattcttttgtaaatagaatatatgtatGTTAACACTTTTTATTAACTATGGAATCTTAATCTTGCACTAAATTAACATTCTAAATTGATTGAAAATGCGACAACAGTGGAACAAATGATGACTTAGATAATAGTCTTGTTTTATCTTGATAGATACAAATGCATTTtaatagaaacaaaataaattatgtaagtagaacaaaagttatttttagcTTAACGATTTAAATAGTCgtgcaatagttaacgagtatataatattataattaatatatttgtaaattttaaattttcttgctttattgacatattttgttgtgatataaatttttaaagcaaaaaaatattttattttagtcagTCTTATTCCATCATGTCattaaaattttccttttaATGCGAAACAATTTTAATCCGTGAAAGCAAAAGAATATGAGAAActtttaacgaaatttttacttaataaaatcgAATTCCATGATAACGAGCAATCTTTTATTAgccaactatattttttaaacacaaccGTGAACAGAAAGATACGTGAGTCGTTCGAAAAACCGGTCGGATCATTTTTCTCGATTGTTCTGGGACAAAGTGTCGTGACCGACTCTCCTTGAAAGAGTTGTTTTCGattgagaaattttattcttattggACCGTTCTCGCGAAATCGTCATGAAGGTCGAAACTCCACCGATTCATggttaatttaaattagaagTAACGTGTATCCGAAATGAAGAAATGACCGTTTACATGAAAACGCGCAGGAGTTTTTAACggcttttaaaagaaaaagtttcgtGAGATTACAGAAAATAATGAGGAAGGGCTACTATAAATTTTctcgttaaataaaaagtttgatatcATATTACCTAAAAGTCTTGCGATTTTTATGTCGAGCCTGTGTTTAGTTTTCACGAAGTCACGTTtacttggtaaaaaaaattgactttgtGCCGCAAAGAAAAAGTTAGAACGATAGAACGTAACAAAAAAAAGCGCAGTTCTGGGAAGAGCAAAGTGATTGAGTTATTAAACCTCGAAGTTGATTAAAACGGAAAATGGGAGAAGTGAATACAGCTATGGGAATAACTGGTTTATAGATCAGCGATGGAGCAATACGTGCGCAGAGTGCgagtacatatttttattacgtaaaagtatttgctaaaaattgtttttttttgttacctgcagttttttgcttttattattttattaaactttggCTTTACatgaattgtaattattttcaaaggtAGTTAACAACTTTAactgcaattttataattatttaattatattacaaatataattagatacgttttgctattaataaatatgaattttattttttaaaccagataaggaatttaaaattttcgttaCTTCTTATTTCtcaagcatttaaaaatttttttaagtatttaattaattgcgaTTTGCTTGCTAGCGTTTTTACGATTTTAATCAAGATAATGTTGCTTTAGACAAATTATTCTATCAATCCGTATCTGAAAGTTTATGCATTAATTAGAACATACTAGTTTCTGGTACAATCCGTATATTTCAATTAGGGAGAGATTGAGGACGAGTGCATAGCGGAAAGTGCATTGGCTCCTCGTCTCGAAACGTGGACGGCATACGAATGATGGCTTAGTTTAGGCATTATGCTGTGATTTACCCATCGACATCATCGAACACCGGCCGCATGTGCGCCTAGTCGTCTCGTCACGCAATTAACAATCTTGTACAGGGACCTGCTCGTTTACATTCGCGATCGCGAGTGTGGAGGTGTGCGACGCCGAGGACGACCTGGAACCGTTATGAGTCTTTTCGAGACCAGTCTTGTCTCAACGGTCGCCCGTGAACCTTGATATAGTCCGTGAAAATCGTCTACTTCTCGACGATCGTCTGAAGTCtttggaaatatattttcttacagaacgatataaaaatacattttagatcaaaattgtttgattttatttttcgagTGGTCTCAGAATTGTTCGCGAATATCGATTTCTTgtttcacgtgaatcttttcgaGGTCATTGTGATACATCTTACACCGAATTTGACAGTTTTTTGGACTTTTATTTCTtgagttaattatttattaagttatacTTGAATTGTGATAAGTGAATATAATAGATTCGAGAAGATACTCGaggtgaaaattattttttgataaaagaaaaatatctcgTCATGAAGATATTATGCAGTTTGATGGTGATAATGATATTCCGGCAAgtaagtgatatttttattattattattacatgtttctaatatttaatattgcatcATTGAGATATTGCGCTATTTAGCATCactaatacataattaaattacaaaaaacatttctatatCTCAATAGATCgaaaatataatagcattatcataattatatagtttgagtgaaaattaaaattaaaatgttatatgaataacgtaaatctttatttttaatccaatt
The DNA window shown above is from Solenopsis invicta isolate M01_SB chromosome 10, UNIL_Sinv_3.0, whole genome shotgun sequence and carries:
- the LOC105197818 gene encoding uncharacterized protein LOC105197818 translates to MMAKTTRFMWLLFVAAVTVAKPLNPSINKSINEIDHDNTKKDLFESKKQQRNSALPTYEASTKVTTQTEAANSAVDTIDTTVQFPEENLTTKPGPFSWFLAPLTQKIQFSPQSFLQDRLLLLREALNSLGINVLQNATAKQLGPGNLVHFLGPNDSGFYTNRLEPAGFLGGNGWFANKGGILGGPGAIVSTGSLLTDYPTAYRRK